In Providencia zhijiangensis, a single window of DNA contains:
- a CDS encoding fimbria/pilus outer membrane usher protein codes for METHHLIKSWFYSKKIKFINITFFSSVGFASISSASEIFDINAINTGIENKLSDSSLLNYLSKTEGQLPGRYQVNIYVNGNKVADELIEFIYNNEEKKLKPKITKEQLMSWGVKPSMLLQKNEISSTDKFLDIKHSIDGSDIHHDFFSNRLDISIPQIGMEMASRGYIDVTEWDDGINGMFINYSARFNRSWGNPNSQQNIYVGLRNGINWGAWRLRNHSYYNDTNEKAILHSLQTFLERDIRDLKSHLIIGETASDNGIMDAFQYRGIKLMSEESMLPQSRRGFAPVVNGVANTNAVVTVRQNGQIIYQTSVPAGEFILNDLYPTSFNGDLQVMVTEANGSTRTFTQPFSNAPIMQREGTLKYSIELGKYREERGIERPYFIQFSGIYGLPINLASYGNVSLLGGALISEDKQVYVLGSGVSLGYFGGISLDMTYSQAQWQQYANMTDQTYRFQYTKYIQSTATALNLSAQYAVEPDINKVLFQTINSDQRSKKHRLQVALSQVLGKWGSLNINGYQQKYWGQSGSDNNLTVGFSSQYQSINYSFSYSHSEQSNPHRVDRLFSFNCSMPFRWKEKAYWGVYSYNTSDNAGGISTFSLNGSAFNSNPLQYDITQQYHHKNQQFSHGIRGNYLTSYGEFGAGWDDASEYQAAHAEATGSLLFHQGGVTASRAFSDAIGLVKAQDIDNLKVNNTPSLHTNGQGYAVVPMLTRYERNKVSVDTSTLKGNDDVESSSATVVPTSGAIILVDLKAKRGGRVVLKLKKNNQLLGFGTQVNLLTQQRIVSSGIVANDGEVYLSGVPAQSVVHIKWGEAHTQQCQLPLQIDLNNQDIQFIDGVCQ; via the coding sequence ATGGAAACACACCATTTAATCAAAAGTTGGTTTTATAGTAAAAAAATTAAATTCATTAATATTACATTTTTTTCATCAGTTGGATTTGCATCAATTTCTAGCGCAAGTGAGATATTTGACATCAATGCAATTAATACAGGAATTGAAAATAAGCTATCTGACTCTTCACTATTAAATTATCTTTCTAAAACCGAAGGGCAACTTCCTGGTCGTTATCAGGTCAATATTTATGTGAATGGAAACAAAGTTGCAGATGAGTTGATTGAATTTATTTACAATAATGAAGAAAAAAAACTGAAACCTAAAATAACAAAAGAACAGTTAATGAGTTGGGGTGTTAAGCCCTCAATGTTATTACAAAAAAATGAAATCTCTTCAACCGATAAATTCTTAGATATTAAGCACTCAATTGATGGTAGTGACATTCACCATGATTTTTTTTCAAATCGATTAGATATTAGTATTCCTCAAATTGGAATGGAAATGGCGAGCCGAGGCTATATTGACGTCACTGAATGGGACGATGGAATCAATGGGATGTTTATTAACTATTCAGCACGCTTTAACCGATCGTGGGGAAATCCAAACAGCCAACAAAATATTTATGTAGGCCTACGAAATGGAATTAATTGGGGGGCCTGGAGGTTACGTAATCACAGTTATTACAATGACACGAATGAAAAAGCCATTTTGCATAGTTTGCAAACCTTCTTAGAGCGGGATATTCGTGATTTGAAAAGCCATTTAATTATTGGAGAAACAGCGTCTGATAACGGGATTATGGATGCTTTTCAATATCGCGGTATAAAGCTCATGTCGGAAGAAAGCATGTTACCGCAAAGTCGCCGTGGATTTGCTCCTGTTGTTAATGGGGTTGCAAATACTAATGCGGTGGTCACTGTTCGTCAAAATGGTCAGATTATTTATCAAACGTCAGTACCTGCTGGGGAATTTATATTGAATGATCTTTATCCTACATCGTTCAATGGGGATTTACAGGTTATGGTCACTGAAGCGAATGGATCAACAAGAACATTTACTCAACCTTTTTCTAATGCCCCAATAATGCAAAGAGAAGGCACATTAAAATACAGCATCGAACTTGGAAAATATCGAGAAGAGAGAGGAATAGAACGACCTTATTTTATTCAATTCTCAGGGATCTATGGTCTGCCAATCAATTTGGCGAGTTATGGCAACGTGTCGTTATTAGGTGGCGCGCTTATCTCAGAAGATAAACAAGTTTATGTTTTAGGATCTGGGGTGAGTCTAGGTTATTTCGGGGGTATTTCACTGGATATGACATACTCACAAGCACAATGGCAGCAATATGCAAATATGACGGATCAAACCTACCGTTTTCAATATACCAAATATATTCAAAGTACAGCGACGGCACTGAATTTATCTGCTCAATATGCCGTAGAACCCGATATAAACAAGGTTCTTTTTCAAACCATAAATAGTGATCAAAGGTCAAAGAAGCACAGGTTACAGGTTGCGTTGAGTCAAGTGTTAGGGAAATGGGGATCTTTAAACATTAATGGTTATCAGCAAAAGTATTGGGGGCAGTCAGGTTCAGATAATAACCTTACAGTCGGTTTTAGTTCTCAGTATCAATCTATTAATTACAGTTTTTCCTATTCCCATTCTGAGCAAAGTAATCCCCATAGGGTTGATAGGTTATTTTCCTTTAATTGCAGTATGCCATTTCGTTGGAAAGAAAAGGCTTATTGGGGTGTTTATAGCTACAACACGAGCGATAATGCAGGGGGAATAAGCACATTTAGCTTGAATGGCTCAGCTTTCAATTCCAATCCATTACAATATGACATTACTCAGCAATATCATCATAAGAATCAACAATTCAGCCATGGTATTCGTGGAAATTACTTAACCTCTTACGGCGAATTTGGCGCAGGTTGGGATGATGCTTCTGAATATCAAGCTGCCCATGCTGAGGCGACAGGGTCGCTGTTATTTCATCAAGGTGGAGTGACAGCTTCACGCGCGTTTTCTGATGCCATTGGACTGGTTAAAGCTCAAGATATTGATAATTTGAAAGTGAATAATACACCTTCATTGCATACTAATGGGCAAGGGTACGCAGTGGTTCCCATGTTAACGCGCTATGAACGCAATAAAGTGAGCGTAGATACCTCGACGTTAAAGGGTAATGATGATGTGGAGTCGAGCTCAGCGACCGTTGTTCCCACAAGCGGTGCGATTATTTTGGTGGATCTCAAAGCGAAGCGTGGTGGGCGAGTGGTATTAAAACTGAAGAAAAATAATCAGTTACTCGGGTTTGGTACCCAAGTTAATCTTCTCACACAGCAGCGTATCGTCTCATCGGGCATTGTAGCGAATGATGGAGAAGTGTATTTGAGTGGGGTTCCTGCACAGAGTGTTGTTCACATTAAATGGGGAGAAGCGCATACACAACAGTGCCAATTGCCTCTTCAGATTGATTTGAACAATCAAGATATTCAATTTATTGACGGGGTTTGCCAATAA
- a CDS encoding fimbrial protein — protein MHILNKSLTLLGLTLAITMSPTVFASGVINFTGEITEQACTVDSQSRNLNVDLGRVSTKSLSSAGEMAGLTNFTIKLVDCPEDTKVTVNFGGNRDSVDQDILALHHGAGTSKNVGIALYEKNATSQIKLYEDSKEVALAGKSAELEYVAAFKATGAATAGQANSSAVYSIQYQ, from the coding sequence ATGCATATTCTAAATAAATCCCTAACTTTATTGGGACTGACTTTGGCTATCACGATGTCACCAACAGTATTTGCCTCTGGTGTGATTAATTTTACGGGAGAAATAACGGAGCAAGCTTGTACCGTAGATAGTCAATCACGTAACTTAAATGTTGATCTTGGTAGAGTCTCCACCAAAAGTTTATCTTCCGCTGGAGAAATGGCTGGATTAACGAATTTCACAATTAAACTCGTGGATTGCCCTGAAGATACCAAAGTTACCGTTAATTTTGGTGGAAACCGAGATTCGGTTGACCAAGATATTCTGGCGTTACATCATGGTGCTGGAACATCAAAAAACGTGGGTATCGCCCTGTATGAAAAAAATGCAACTTCTCAGATCAAATTATACGAAGATAGCAAAGAGGTTGCTTTAGCTGGAAAATCAGCAGAATTGGAGTATGTTGCAGCGTTTAAAGCAACGGGGGCCGCAACGGCGGGGCAAGCGAATAGTAGTGCAGTTTATAGTATTCAATATCAATAA
- the lpxM gene encoding lauroyl-Kdo(2)-lipid IV(A) myristoyltransferase (LpxM is lauroyl-Kdo(2)-lipid IV(A) myristoyltransferase, an enzyme characterized in Escherichia coli and involved in biosynthesis of the form of lipid A found in that species and some closely related species.) codes for MNKEQDTDSKKGYVPTFHKSYLLPKYWGVWLGAGLFVALAYIPVKVRDPMLAKIGKWVGRLAKSARRRAKINLLYCFPNMEEQQREELVDRMFETAPQSFVMLAELCVRGAERTLARTQWHNKQIIEQLQEQQSNVIFMVPHGWAVDAPAMLLAAMGQNMAAMFHHQKNPVADYLWNKARYHFGGRLHSREAGIKPFIASVRQGYWGFYLPDQDHGEEHSEFVDFFGTYKATLPAIGRLMKVCKAKIVPLFPVYDHVNHQLHIYVREPMDDIDGQDDNYIARRMNEELEFLVEPNPEQYTWILKLLKTRKEGEIEPYQRKDLYR; via the coding sequence ATGAATAAAGAACAAGATACCGACAGCAAAAAGGGCTATGTGCCAACGTTTCATAAATCCTATTTATTACCTAAATATTGGGGCGTTTGGCTAGGTGCAGGCCTCTTTGTTGCGCTTGCTTATATCCCTGTAAAAGTGCGTGATCCTATGCTGGCAAAAATAGGCAAATGGGTTGGACGATTAGCGAAAAGCGCCCGTCGTCGGGCAAAAATTAACTTACTCTATTGCTTTCCTAATATGGAAGAGCAACAAAGAGAAGAGTTGGTTGACCGGATGTTTGAAACCGCACCACAGTCTTTTGTCATGTTAGCTGAACTGTGTGTGCGCGGCGCAGAGCGCACATTAGCGCGTACGCAGTGGCATAACAAACAGATTATTGAGCAACTGCAGGAACAGCAAAGCAATGTGATTTTTATGGTTCCTCACGGCTGGGCCGTAGATGCTCCTGCCATGCTATTAGCGGCGATGGGGCAGAATATGGCTGCTATGTTCCATCACCAGAAAAACCCTGTTGCAGATTATTTATGGAACAAAGCACGTTACCATTTTGGTGGGCGACTTCATTCTCGTGAAGCAGGAATTAAACCTTTTATTGCATCGGTCAGGCAAGGTTACTGGGGTTTTTATCTACCAGACCAAGATCATGGGGAAGAGCACAGTGAGTTTGTTGATTTCTTTGGTACATACAAAGCGACCTTACCCGCGATTGGCCGATTGATGAAAGTGTGTAAAGCGAAAATTGTTCCTTTATTTCCGGTGTACGATCACGTTAATCATCAATTACATATTTATGTTCGTGAACCAATGGATGATATTGATGGGCAAGATGATAACTATATTGCACGTCGAATGAATGAAGAGTTAGAGTTTTTGGTTGAGCCTAATCCAGAGCAATATACGTGGATCCTTAAGCTCTTGAAAACACGCAAGGAAGGTGAGATAGAACCTTACCAGCGAAAGGATTTATATCGCTAG
- a CDS encoding molecular chaperone codes for MKIIYSVVLFFFCFVSLASASGISVGGTRFVYMDNKREISIPIFNSNEKKPFLIQSWVTGFNEDIKAPFIATPALFRVEPSSYGAARIAYLGQPLSSNQEKIFLLNIKSIPPKDENIENELQIIINSQFKLFLRSNDIEPLDFENIILTKEYGGIKINNKTPYHLSIKSILINGQSIKGMKMVYPWVDDYILKKRIGKGHVVTVEFINDYGAIVEKKITKS; via the coding sequence ATGAAAATAATTTATTCAGTTGTGCTATTTTTTTTCTGTTTTGTTTCTTTAGCATCAGCATCTGGGATCAGTGTAGGTGGAACTCGTTTTGTTTACATGGATAATAAACGAGAAATCTCAATTCCCATTTTTAATAGTAATGAAAAAAAACCTTTTTTGATTCAAAGTTGGGTAACAGGATTTAATGAGGATATTAAAGCGCCATTTATTGCAACCCCTGCTTTATTCCGTGTTGAGCCGAGTAGTTATGGTGCTGCAAGAATTGCGTATTTAGGTCAGCCACTTTCATCTAATCAAGAAAAAATATTTTTATTAAATATAAAATCAATACCGCCTAAAGATGAAAATATTGAAAATGAATTGCAAATTATTATTAATTCTCAGTTTAAACTTTTCCTACGTTCAAATGATATTGAACCATTGGATTTTGAAAATATAATATTAACAAAAGAGTATGGTGGAATAAAAATTAATAATAAAACACCGTATCATTTATCAATTAAAAGCATTTTAATAAATGGTCAGTCTATAAAAGGAATGAAAATGGTCTACCCATGGGTAGATGATTATATTTTAAAAAAGAGGATAGGAAAGGGGCATGTAGTTACTGTCGAATTTATTAATGACTATGGTGCTATTGTGGAAAAGAAAATAACCAAGAGCTAG
- a CDS encoding LysR family transcriptional regulator translates to MDKTKTTLDQWITLQAVVDYGGFAQAAEVLHKTQSSISYTISKLEQILDIEIFVVEKRRAVLTEQGEALLTLSREVTNKAIALEIAAKLINKKINNKIKIFIDALYSSDDLLNKIGSLIKSRKDYDVELTKTLLNREDILSSKEFDLLISHHYVGSLNPIFLGEVDAVLVTEPNHYLQRCTKDKIRHKLEKTPHIVLSSTFQDKIQSHQIVKVANTETAIKLARNSVGYSWFPRNIIHELIEGNILKEVENDIGNSKYQFYMYKNKSPIINEIIINYLFNDFRTN, encoded by the coding sequence ATGGATAAAACAAAAACAACATTAGATCAGTGGATAACTTTACAAGCTGTAGTCGATTATGGCGGGTTCGCACAAGCAGCCGAAGTATTGCATAAAACACAATCTTCGATTAGTTATACCATTAGTAAATTAGAACAAATATTAGATATTGAAATCTTTGTAGTAGAAAAACGACGAGCCGTATTAACAGAACAGGGTGAAGCGTTATTAACATTATCACGAGAAGTAACCAATAAAGCGATTGCATTAGAAATAGCCGCAAAGTTAATAAATAAAAAAATAAATAATAAAATAAAAATTTTTATAGATGCATTATATAGCAGCGATGACCTATTAAATAAAATTGGGAGCCTAATAAAAAGTAGAAAAGATTATGATGTCGAATTAACTAAAACACTACTTAACCGGGAGGATATATTGTCATCCAAAGAATTTGATTTATTGATATCTCATCATTATGTTGGTTCATTAAACCCTATCTTTTTAGGAGAGGTTGATGCAGTTCTTGTTACAGAGCCAAATCATTATTTACAGCGATGCACGAAAGATAAAATTAGACATAAACTGGAAAAAACACCACACATTGTTTTGTCCTCTACATTTCAAGATAAGATACAGAGTCACCAAATTGTTAAGGTTGCAAATACTGAAACAGCAATTAAATTAGCTAGAAATTCAGTTGGCTACTCTTGGTTCCCTAGAAATATCATTCATGAATTGATAGAGGGAAATATCCTAAAAGAAGTTGAGAATGATATAGGTAATTCAAAATATCAATTCTATATGTATAAAAACAAGAGCCCAATAATCAATGAAATAATAATAAATTACCTATTCAATGATTTCCGAACTAATTAA